One Oryctolagus cuniculus chromosome 7, mOryCun1.1, whole genome shotgun sequence genomic window, CATCCTATCCCGGTTCCCGTGTCTCCCATCTCCCGAAGGCTCAGGAAATGCTTCCGGATGTCCAGCGCGGGGTTGAAGAAGTAGCGCGACCCCGCTGCGGGGTGTCCTCGGAGACCGCCCTTGGCTGACAGCTGTGGGCGATAGAGGCGCCTCCTACTCCCTGCCTTCTCTTTCATTGCTTCCTCCTGCAGTCGGCGCGACGAGCCTCGGAGGGGCACTTTTCCCACTCAGGTTGGAGGATGGAGACCTGGGTGGTCCCAAAACACCAGGGCTACTTCTCCTGCGGGGCTGGGATCTCCTTGCAACATTACTTCCTTCGGACAGTTTCGCTTTCagttcctttttgttgttgttgttgttgccatttTCCTTGGCCACGGGCTCTCCAGGGCTTCTCCGCTGAGGATATTTCCTGGGATAGAAAAGGCCAGGAGAAACTCACGGATGCAGAATTTACAGAAATCTTGCCCCTTTCGTGTTGGGATTATTTTACTGCTTTGTACCGGCTGTTTCTTTTCGGCATCTGCCCGCTTAgccctttgtttttttctgtcgTCTGGCTGCATGTCAGGGTCCTAAGGCAGGCACCTCCTAGATGGGTTCCTCCTCCATTGTCTCTTCTTCGGAAGCCTAagcctgggcttttttttttttttttctttccctccttagTGAGGCTCAGTTGATTTGGAGTTGTCATGGCAACGTTTTAGCAACTGTGTTGTTCTACAGGAAGGcttaatgaataataataaagaagGCTTGAAGCTAGTGCACTTGGATGTTAGGTTCTCTAAGGGATGATACCAATCTGGGCACCCCCTGCGCCCAGATAAGAGCCCTTTCAGTAGAGTGGAGCCCAAGGGCCAGGTCTTTGTGGTTAGCATCCGTTTTCCAGTGGTGGTGGGTTCCTGTGTCCCCTCCCTGGATTGAGGCAGCTGGAAGCtgagaacctggaagaagcatgACTGTCCATGGCCTTGTGTTTTGGTAATGCTGGTCTCAACATGGCCCTCCCTAATTTCCTTGAAGCTGCTGTTGTGGGAGATCATGATAGCTTTAATAATAATCCTTTGAGAAATGTGTTGTTTCTCAGCCTTCCGGTATAATGACCCCTTCTCCACCAAGAGTCAGGGTGATAATGAAGGGGTGAGGAGCTCGATTTGTAGGGTTGCGTTTTCCAACAGACCGGCCCTCAGCATTGGAATGGGGGAAGCTGGTTGTCCTTTGCAGGTGCAGGTGACTGGGTTCTTTTCCTGGCTGTGTGTTCACGGAGCCTTGATCCCAAGTCTAGGGAGGCTGTTCAGTCCAACACTCACTGCAAACTCCGTGATTTCTACCAGGACTTAGTATTCAGGCCTGTGAATCAGGAGATACGAAGACTCCAAAAAAAGGACCAGTTCCTCGGATGTGCCCCCTCACAGAGAGATGAAGGGGTGAGTAAAGCAGAGGTAGGGTCTGGGGTGAGAGATGGTTGGCCTGGGAGAGCGTCAGACGCTGAGAGCACTGGCTGTGCGGGCAGACAGACCTGGAGTCAGGTCCAGTTCCGTCCCCTACCAGCTGTGTGATCTGGTTTCCCATTTGTAGAATGGAGGTAGTGCCACCTGCCTTATAGTGCTGTTAGTGTTCACTAAGACAGGACATGTTAAATGCTTAGCTTGAAGCCTACATGCATAGTAAGTACTAGTTGTTATTCTCACGTAACCCAGCATCTGTTATGGATGCCAGTGGATTTGGGAGTTCTTTGCCACTGGGCCAGTAGCTTCTCACTCCCTTCTtcccttattctttcttttgctctttcaCCACAAACAGGCAGCAGAAAACAGCTGAAACGGAAGAGGGGACAGTGCAGATTCAGGAAGGTGAGTGTTAAAAATGGAACTGAGAGCCATGATGGCACCTGTCCCTCCACTGGGCCACCTCCCGAGCGCCCTTCCTCCTTCCACGTGTCGTGCAAGTGGAACAGAAGGAGAAAGGCAGTTAACTCAGGGACCTTTCCTTTGCTCTCCTACTTCAGGTGCAGTAGCTACTGGGGAGGACCCAACCAGTGTGGCTATCGCCAGCATCCAGTCAGCTGCCACCTTCCCTGACCCCAACGTCAAGTACGTCTTCCGAACTGAGAATGGGGGCCAGGtaaggggaggagccaggtggCTGCAGGTGTTACTTGGGATTGGGGTTGAGGGAGGTTTGGAACATGTGTTGGGAAGATGTGGCTTGGAGGATGAGGGGGAAATACGGACTCTTATGGTGGGAGGGCTGATATGAGAGTTGGGGTAGAGCCTGGTGTGAGCCAGGGGTATGCTAAAGCCCTgggacagggagggaagggagagcgGCTGACTGTGTCGAGGGTGTTATTTTGGGGCCTTCCCCATGGAGAAGTTTGCGAAGTGCCCTGGGAGTCCCAGCATTtactcctctctcttctcccgcCCTCTTCCTCTCGCTTTTAGGTGATGTACAGGGTGATCCAGGTGTCTGAAGGGCAACTGGACGGCCAGACTGAGGGTACCGGCGCCATCAGTGGCTACCCTGCCACTCAGTCCATGACCCAGGTACTgcagtctgggctgggctggtgaCCAGATCTCCGGGCAGTGAGAGGAAGAAGGGAACTGGACTCTGTCCTCTTGCTCTCCTCTCCAGGCCGTGATCCAGGGTGCTTTCACCAGTGATGATACGGTTGACACAGAGGGGACAGCTGCTGAGACGCACTATACTTACTTCCCCAGCACTGCAGTGGGAGATGGGGCAGGAGGTACCACATCGGGGAGTACAGCTGCTGTTGTTACTACCCAGGGCTCAGAGGCACTACTGGGGCAGGCAACCCCTCCTGGCACTGGTGAGATATCGCGTGAGGATGCTGGCTGGAGGGGCTAGGAGAGGCCATGGGACATGGCTGGTGGGCAGTGGGCCTTCACTCTTGACCCTTCCTGATTCCTTAGCCCCGGGCAAGGCAGTGAGTTGGCCCCCCTCCTAGCAGGAGGAAGCCTGTTCTTTTCAGAGGAGGATCCCAGGGTCGTGGCCTCAGGGCATGGTCATGTGGCCAGGTTTGTCCGGACACAGTTTATCCTGCGTCTTCACAGGTCAGTTCTTTGTGATGATGTCACCACAGGAAGTGTTGCAGGGGGGAAGCCAGCGCTCCATCGCCCCTAGGACCCACCCGTATTCCCCGTGAGtgatcccatttcttctcaatcACCAGgagtggtggttttttttttttttttggaaagatttatttatgtattgaaaggaagagtgagagggagcagagtgacacagagagggagagagagagatcaactttccatcactccccaaattcctgcatcagccagggctgagccaggccaaagccaggagcctggaactccatctgggtcttcacccaagtacttgggtcatgatTTGTTGCCTTCTgatgccaggtgcattagcaggacgctggatcagaagcagagtagctgggacttgaacctgtaccctGAcaagggatgtgagtgtcccaagaggcagcttaacctgctgtaccacaacaccctcCCCATAAGCCATCTTGACACTTGCTGAATCTTGTTTAATGCCTTACCCCAAACTCTAatcttagttttatttaaaaaaatttttttaagattcacttatttattt contains:
- the USF1 gene encoding upstream stimulatory factor 1 (The RefSeq protein has 1 substitution compared to this genomic sequence); its protein translation is MKGQQKTAETEEGTVQIQEGAVATGEDPTSVAIASIQSAATFPDPNVKYVFRTENGGQVMYRVIQVSEGQLDGQTEGTGAISGYPATQSMTQAVIQGAFTSDDTVDTEGTAAETHYTYFPSTAVGDGAGGTTSGSTAAVVTTQGSEALLGQATPPGTGQFFVMMSPQEVLQGGSQRSIAPRTHPYSPKSAAPRTTRDEKRRAQHNEVERRRRDKINNWIVQLSKIIPDCSMESTKSGQSKGGILSKACDYIQELRQSNHRLSEELQGLDQLQLDNDVLRQQVEDLKNKNLLLRAQLRHHGLEVVIKNDSN
- the USF1 gene encoding upstream stimulatory factor 1 isoform X1; the encoded protein is MKGQQKTAETEEGTVQIQEGAVATGEDPTSVAIASIQSAATFPDPNVKYVFRTENGGQVMYRVIQVSEGQLDGQTEGTGAISGYPATQSMTQAVIQGAFTSDDTVDTEGTAAETHYTYFPSTAVGDGAGGTTSGSTAAVVTTQGSEALLGQATPPGTGQFFVMMSPQEVLQGGSQRSIAPRTHPYSPKSEAPRTTRDEKRRAQHNEVERRRRDKINNWIVQLSKIIPDCSMESTKSGQSKGGILSKACDYIQELRQSNHRLSEELQGLDQLQLDNDVLRQQVEDLKNKNLLLRAQLRHHGLEVVIKNDSN
- the USF1 gene encoding upstream stimulatory factor 1 isoform X2, whose protein sequence is MKGQQKTAETEEGTVQIQEGAVATGEDPTSVAIASIQSAATFPDPNVKYVFRTENGGQVMYRVIQVSEGQLDGQTEGTGAISGYPATQSMTQAVIQGAFTSDDTVDTEGTAAETHYTYFPSTAVGDGAGGQFFVMMSPQEVLQGGSQRSIAPRTHPYSPKSEAPRTTRDEKRRAQHNEVERRRRDKINNWIVQLSKIIPDCSMESTKSGQSKGGILSKACDYIQELRQSNHRLSEELQGLDQLQLDNDVLRQQVEDLKNKNLLLRAQLRHHGLEVVIKNDSN
- the USF1 gene encoding upstream stimulatory factor 1 isoform X3; amino-acid sequence: MYRVIQVSEGQLDGQTEGTGAISGYPATQSMTQAVIQGAFTSDDTVDTEGTAAETHYTYFPSTAVGDGAGGTTSGSTAAVVTTQGSEALLGQATPPGTGQFFVMMSPQEVLQGGSQRSIAPRTHPYSPKSEAPRTTRDEKRRAQHNEVERRRRDKINNWIVQLSKIIPDCSMESTKSGQSKGGILSKACDYIQELRQSNHRLSEELQGLDQLQLDNDVLRQQVEDLKNKNLLLRAQLRHHGLEVVIKNDSN